The Planctomycetota bacterium region TCGTCGCTCTTGACGGTGAGCAACTCCTGCAGGATGTACGCGGCGCCATACGCTTCGAGCGCCCAGACTTCCATTTCACCGAACCGCTGACCGCCAAAACGGGCCTTGCCACCCAGCGGCTGTTGCGTGATCAGCGAGTACGGGCCGGTCGAACGAGCGTGGACCTTGTCGTCCACAAGGTGGTGCAACTTCAACATGTAGATGTAGCCCACCGTCGTGTTCTGCTCCATCGCCTCGCCGGTGCGGCCGTCGTACAGTTGCGACTTGCCCGTGGTCGGCAAGCCGGCCTCGCGCAAGCAGTCGTGAATCGTCTCTTCGGTGGCGCCGTCGAACACCGGCGTAATGGCCTGGAAGCCGAGCTTGGCCCCGGCCCAGCCGAGGTGCGTCTCGAGAATCTGACCGACGTTCATACGGCTGGGCACGCCCAGCGGGTTCAACAGGATTTGCACCGGTGTTCCGTCGGCCAAGAACGGCATGTCCTCGACCGGCAGGATCTTGGCGATCACACCCTTGTTACCGTGACGACCGGCCATCTTGTCGCCGACCGAAATCACGCGCTTGGCCGCGACGTAAACCTTGACCATTTGCAGCACGCCGCTGCGCAGCTCATCGCCGCGCTTCATGCTGTTCAGTGCGCGGTCGCGATCGTCCATTGCCGCCTCGACCGCCGGCCACAGCGTCTTGTAGGCCTTTTCGACTTCGGCCTTGCGTTGCGGGCTGCGGATGTCGAGCGTTTCGAGGCGGAACCGCGCGGCCTGCTCGGCGACGAACTTGTGTTCCTGGCCGTGGACCAGCGCG contains the following coding sequences:
- the rpoB gene encoding DNA-directed RNA polymerase subunit beta (DNA-dependent RNA polymerase catalyzes the transcription of DNA into RNA using the four ribonucleoside triphosphates as substrates; beta subunit is part of the catalytic core which binds with a sigma factor to produce the holoenzyme), with the protein product DVKNDSLEIPSGVEGIVIHTQKFSRRLSLGEDERKAFEKSLRDAETEGNAKIATTFGALVEEVEKILQKKLTDEEGNALVHGQEHKFVAEQAARFRLETLDIRSPQRKAEVEKAYKTLWPAVEAAMDDRDRALNSMKRGDELRSGVLQMVKVYVAAKRVISVGDKMAGRHGNKGVIAKILPVEDMPFLADGTPVQILLNPLGVPSRMNVGQILETHLGWAGAKLGFQAITPVFDGATEETIHDCLREAGLPTTGKSQLYDGRTGEAMEQNTTVGYIYMLKLHHLVDDKVHARSTGPYSLITQQPLGGKARFGGQRFGEMEVWALEAYGAAYILQELLTVKSDDVEGRTKIYESMVRGENTLEAGTPASFDVLTNEIRGLALNMQLEKRRV